One segment of Streptomyces roseifaciens DNA contains the following:
- the amaP gene encoding alkaline shock response membrane anchor protein AmaP, producing MGAVLKSVNRVLVGVAGLVLAGGGSAVLVGSFDLRRRWGLSLPSVWPFDGPRDVLLSRAAQVKWRGEGWWWPAVIAALAVAVLLALWWLLAQVRRRRLRELVVDSGDGEEAVLRGRALEEAVCAEAEALEGVERALVALLGRRTAPEARVGLTLAPHASPAVALARLDGEALEHARVSAGVGRLPVEVRLRAVRHRAERVG from the coding sequence GTGGGGGCCGTGCTGAAGTCCGTCAACCGGGTGCTGGTGGGAGTCGCCGGGCTGGTCCTGGCCGGGGGCGGCTCGGCGGTCCTCGTCGGGTCGTTCGACCTGCGGCGGCGGTGGGGGCTGTCCCTGCCGTCTGTCTGGCCGTTCGACGGGCCGCGGGACGTGCTGCTGAGCCGGGCCGCGCAGGTGAAGTGGCGGGGCGAGGGATGGTGGTGGCCGGCGGTCATCGCGGCCCTTGCCGTGGCGGTCCTGCTGGCGTTGTGGTGGTTGCTGGCGCAGGTGAGGCGGCGGCGCCTGAGGGAACTGGTCGTGGACAGCGGGGACGGGGAGGAGGCGGTTCTGCGGGGGCGGGCGCTGGAGGAGGCGGTCTGCGCGGAGGCCGAGGCGCTGGAGGGGGTGGAGCGGGCGCTCGTCGCGCTGCTCGGGCGGCGGACGGCGCCCGAGGCACGGGTGGGGCTGACGCTGGCTCCGCACGCGTCGCCGGCGGTGGCGCTGGCGCGGCTGGACGGGGAGGCGCTGGAGCACGCGCGGGTGTCGGCGGGGGTGGGGCGGCTGCCGGTGGAGGTGCGGCTGAGGGCCGTCCGGCACCGGGCCGAGCGGGTGGGGTGA
- a CDS encoding DUF6286 domain-containing protein → MRGDEGSSEGTGTGALRAPARRFWSVRRVPAFLVAAVVLGAAGVLLYDVAAVRAHRPAMGWRRRLAHELATRPLEDAWIVACAGVAVVAGVWLVALAVTPGLRSVLPMRRDRADLRAGIDRRAAALVLRDRAMEVAGVQSVRVGVGRRRVRVRAQSHFRDLDDVRGDVDAVIAEGVRKLGLAHEPGVSVRVNRPVKR, encoded by the coding sequence GTGCGTGGGGACGAGGGTTCGAGCGAGGGCACGGGCACGGGCGCGCTCCGGGCGCCTGCGCGGCGGTTCTGGTCCGTGCGGCGCGTGCCTGCGTTTCTGGTGGCCGCGGTGGTGCTGGGGGCGGCCGGTGTCCTCCTGTACGACGTGGCGGCCGTCCGTGCGCACCGGCCCGCCATGGGATGGCGGCGCAGGCTCGCGCACGAGCTGGCCACCCGCCCCCTGGAGGACGCGTGGATCGTCGCCTGTGCCGGCGTGGCCGTGGTGGCGGGGGTGTGGCTCGTCGCGCTCGCCGTCACGCCCGGGCTGCGGTCCGTCCTGCCGATGCGGCGCGACCGCGCGGACCTCAGGGCCGGCATCGACCGGCGGGCCGCGGCGCTGGTGCTGCGGGACCGGGCCATGGAGGTGGCGGGGGTGCAGTCGGTACGGGTCGGTGTCGGCCGGCGCCGGGTGAGGGTGCGCGCGCAGTCCCACTTCCGGGACCTGGACGACGTACGCGGGGATGTGGATGCGGTGATCGCCGAGGGCGTGCGGAAGCTGGGACTCGCGCACGAGCCCGGGGTTTCGGTGCGGGTGAACCGGCCGGTGAAGCGGTGA
- a CDS encoding Asp23/Gls24 family envelope stress response protein, protein MEAAERGATRIADRVVAKIASQAAREALSGAPARGGPVGVSAKGVPTTGADVSPPYATVTVHDDVARVRVAVELAYPSDIGAQCGAVRRRIAERVRALAGMEVPEVAVSVERLHSVHTASAGRERVR, encoded by the coding sequence GTGGAGGCCGCTGAGCGCGGTGCGACCCGGATCGCCGACCGCGTCGTCGCGAAGATCGCTTCGCAGGCGGCGCGGGAGGCGTTGAGCGGCGCTCCGGCAAGAGGGGGCCCGGTGGGTGTTTCGGCGAAAGGTGTTCCGACGACCGGCGCGGACGTCTCCCCGCCGTACGCCACGGTCACCGTGCACGACGACGTCGCGCGGGTCCGGGTCGCCGTCGAGCTGGCCTATCCCTCGGACATCGGGGCGCAGTGCGGTGCCGTGCGGCGGCGGATCGCCGAGCGGGTGCGGGCTCTCGCGGGGATGGAGGTGCCGGAGGTCGCGGTCAGCGTGGAGCGGCTGCACTCCGTGCACACGGCGTCGGCGGGGCGGGAGCGGGTGCGGTGA
- a CDS encoding helix-turn-helix domain-containing protein produces the protein MAETLKKGSRVTGAAREKLAADLKKKYDSGASIRALAEETGRSYGFVHRMLSESGVILRGRGGATRGKKAASA, from the coding sequence GTGGCCGAGACTCTGAAGAAGGGCAGCCGGGTGACCGGCGCCGCGCGCGAGAAGCTCGCGGCAGACCTGAAGAAGAAGTACGACTCCGGTGCGAGCATCAGGGCGCTGGCCGAAGAGACCGGCCGCTCCTACGGCTTCGTTCACCGGATGCTCAGTGAATCCGGCGTGATCCTCCGGGGTCGCGGCGGAGCGACGCGCGGCAAGAAGGCCGCCTCGGCCTGA
- a CDS encoding enoyl-CoA hydratase/isomerase family protein, which produces MTTPKTLLDQDGVRLTVDDAVATVTLTNPAKRNAQSPALWRALTEAGRLLPGSVRIVVLRGEGKSFSAGLDRQAFTPEGFEGEPSFLDLARGPEEALDAEISAYQSAFTWWRRSDIVSIAAVQGHAIGAGFQLALACDLRVCAEDVQFAMREPSLGLVPDLGGTQPLVALVGYARALEICATGRFVHAEEAERTGLANLVVPAEELDAAVQDLAAAVLAAPRDAVVETKALLRGAAGRTYDDQRAAERAAQGRRLRDLAGLGE; this is translated from the coding sequence ATGACTACCCCCAAGACTCTGCTCGACCAGGACGGCGTACGGCTCACCGTGGATGACGCGGTGGCCACCGTCACCCTCACCAACCCCGCCAAGCGCAATGCCCAGTCGCCCGCACTCTGGCGGGCGCTGACCGAAGCCGGACGGCTGCTCCCGGGCAGCGTGCGGATCGTCGTGCTGCGCGGGGAGGGCAAGTCCTTCTCGGCCGGTCTCGACCGGCAGGCCTTCACTCCCGAGGGCTTCGAGGGCGAGCCCTCGTTCCTCGACCTGGCCCGCGGCCCCGAAGAGGCGCTCGACGCCGAGATCTCCGCGTACCAGTCCGCCTTCACCTGGTGGCGGCGGAGCGACATCGTCTCCATCGCCGCCGTCCAGGGCCATGCGATAGGCGCCGGCTTCCAGCTCGCCCTCGCCTGCGACCTGCGGGTCTGCGCCGAGGACGTGCAGTTCGCCATGCGCGAGCCCAGCCTGGGCCTGGTGCCCGACCTGGGCGGCACCCAGCCGCTCGTCGCGCTCGTCGGCTACGCCCGCGCGCTCGAGATCTGCGCCACCGGGCGCTTCGTGCACGCCGAGGAGGCCGAGCGCACGGGCCTCGCCAACCTGGTCGTGCCCGCGGAAGAGCTCGACGCCGCCGTCCAGGACCTCGCCGCGGCCGTCCTCGCCGCACCGCGGGACGCCGTCGTCGAGACCAAGGCGCTGCTGCGCGGCGCGGCCGGACGCACGTACGACGACCAGCGCGCCGCCGAGCGCGCCGCCCAGGGGCGGCGGCTGCGGGACCTGGCGGGGCTGGGGGAGTAG
- a CDS encoding Asp23/Gls24 family envelope stress response protein: MSETVSGKETVPTAPADRGRTTIADGVVEKIAGLAARDVVGVHAMGSGLSRTFGAVRDRVPGGNRSVARGVKAEVGEVQTALDLEIVVDYGVAIADVARSVRENVIAAVERMTGLEVVEVNIAVSDVKLPDEEEEEPEPRLQ; this comes from the coding sequence ATGAGCGAGACCGTTAGCGGCAAGGAGACCGTTCCGACCGCCCCGGCCGACCGTGGCCGCACCACCATCGCCGACGGGGTCGTGGAGAAGATCGCCGGACTCGCGGCGCGGGACGTCGTCGGCGTCCACGCGATGGGCAGCGGTCTCTCCCGCACTTTCGGGGCCGTCCGCGACCGGGTGCCCGGGGGCAACAGGTCCGTCGCCCGCGGGGTGAAGGCCGAGGTCGGCGAGGTCCAGACGGCCCTCGACCTGGAGATCGTCGTGGATTACGGAGTGGCCATCGCGGATGTCGCCCGCTCCGTCCGGGAGAACGTCATCGCGGCGGTGGAGCGCATGACCGGCCTCGAAGTCGTCGAGGTGAACATCGCCGTCAGCGACGTGAAGCTGCCCGACGAGGAAGAGGAAGAGCCGGAGCCGAGGCTCCAGTAG